One Gordonia pseudamarae genomic window, GTAGCCCGCAATCGGGCAGCCCGGGACAGAGCACCGCGGCCCGGTGGATCGCCGCGGTGAGTTTCTTTCTGCCGCTTTCGGTCGCACAACGATTCTCGTGGGCCACCCACGACGGACTCGAGTACGCCGAGGCCGACATCGGCCGGGGCGTGCATCTGATAGCGATGCCCAGGACCGCCGACCCCGAACCCGGACGTCCCACCGGTGCCGTCGTCATCGACGAGGCCGAGGTGCCCGACCTCGGTGATCTGGGCTCCACGCACGGGGTCGCCCGTGGCGAGGTGCCGGTCGGGTTGCTCTCGGTGCTCGCCGAGGGTGTGCTCGCCGACGAGCACATCGCGATCAGCGTGCTCACCCGCTGTGAGGAGGTGGCCGAGGAGTTCGCCGATGGCACGTTGACCCCGTTGTGGCCGTTGGCGATCGCAGTCGAAGAGGTTCCGGATCTGGCCGAGTTCCATGCCGATGCGCTCAGGGCGATCGCGGAGGACGCCCCCGATGGTGTGAACCGGGTGCCGTGGGCCGCCCGGCGTGTTGCCACAGCCCGAGAGGCCAACCCTCGCACCGCCGATCAGCTGCTGGCCGAGTTCGTGCAGGCCCATGAGCACGGCGGACCGGTCGATGCGCGCGGTATCCGGTTCTTGGCGGCCGTGATCGCCGACCCACGATGGGTTGTGACGGGACCGGTGGAGTCGGTGCCGTCGGTGCGGGTGGTGGACCTGACCGTGTTGCGTCCGGACCTCGACGAACGTATTGCCGCACTCGCCGGTCGCCGTGGCGGGGAGGACTCGGCCGGACTGTTGACGGAGGGACTGCGGCTGGCCGAGGTCATCGACCGGGTGGCCCTGCGCGGCGACGAGTTCGACCGGATCAGCAATGAACTGGTCGGCGCGCTGGACGTGAGCGGACTGGGCGAGTTCTTCTGGGAACCGCAACAGAACTGGCCGGTCGGCTTAGCACCGACGTTGATCGGCCCGGACGTGCGCGCCGGGTATGTGCGTCCGCTCCTGGCCCGGTATCGCGCCGATGGCCTGTGGGCGATCCCGGCCGCCCACTGGATGTGGGTGTTCGCCGATTCCCGTACGGAGCCGGGCATTCCGGTGCCCGCCAATCCCACCCGCGCCGACTCCTATCTGTATCCGCTTGCGGTGGCCCAGGTTCTGGGCGATCCGCTCACCGTGCGCACCGACCGCGCCACGCGACGGGAATGGGCCACCGACGCGGTGAACTCGGCGATCGCCTCGGAGCACTACAGCGACGCCGAATGCCGGGGGCTCGTCGCCGCGATCATCGAACTCGAATGCCCCGATGTCGAGGACCTGCGCAACTGGTCGAGTAGCGAACCCGAACGCACGGGCCCGGCGTTGTTGCGTACCCCCGTGTTCACCGGGCCGGTCGATCAGCGGCTGTTCGACCAGGTGATCACCGCCGAGCGCGATCCGGGCCGGGAACCGGAGGGCACCGACGCGACGGTCGCCGCCGCCGTGCTGCGCCGTTGGCGCGCCGATCCGAACCGGGCCCCGCTGACCCGTGAGCAACTGCTCGGTGCGGTTCGCCTGTGTGTCGCCGACGACGTGGTGTCGATGCGTGCGTGCGCTCCCGACCTGACACAGACGATCTGCGCGGGCTACGTCGTCGGGCAACTCGCGGGCGAGGCGTGGGCACCGCCGGCCGGGGTGGCGCCCACACCGATGTCGACGGCGCTGAGCCCGATCCGCAAGCCGGTGTACCAACTGCTCAAATATCTGAGTCAGACCGGTGTCATCGACACGAACTGGTTGGTGGCGCAATCATTTCTGCGGTTCGTCGACGGACGGCCGCCCGTCCGCACTCTCATGGACATCGCCGATCCCGCCTGGGTCGACCGTATCCTTGAGAGGCTGATCGCCGACGGATATCCGGTGGCCGACTCGGAGAGCGCGCTGCGCGATACGGCGTGGCCCGTCGTGGCCCGCGGCGATGCGGCGCGGGCCGAGGCGTTTTTCGATGAGTACCGGAACGCGGCGAAGGACTGGCTCAAGGAGTTCGGTCACCAGGCGCGTGATCGTGGGTTGTCGCCCCGAAGCGGAAAGGATATACGCTGATGGCCACTTTTGTTCTGGACGGCAAGGCGTCGGCGGAGTTGCCGCGCAGGCCGATCGCCGTGGCGCTGACCGTGGGCGGTGCCGTGGGCCCGGGTGCCCGGCTGCTGGCGCGGGCACGGGACGGGCGGGAGGTCCGGGTTGTCCAGCACACCGGGAGTCTGCTGATCCTGCCGCGGGTCGACGTGGAGGTCGTGGTCGCCGCTGTGCC contains:
- a CDS encoding GAP1-N2 domain-containing protein → MDIAAAGSSSGVAPSPAAQLTYTSFDDGSGPGGWQIKQVVGQLHQAEQDVLIKRIPTVFDLEPRLPQFPTQNQIDSRPGRLSYQMLDGSGAYWHTVDAGRDASGRPGNVFAHVAVDRRPVAARADRPIVRWRSADWLIPYGPVNVAAATIDGQGLPRPNPEINLVSAVQFLLGQAIDRQGVFRVLLDAVARALAGGPSVVLLTADPGSPQSGSPGQSTAARWIAAVSFFLPLSVAQRFSWATHDGLEYAEADIGRGVHLIAMPRTADPEPGRPTGAVVIDEAEVPDLGDLGSTHGVARGEVPVGLLSVLAEGVLADEHIAISVLTRCEEVAEEFADGTLTPLWPLAIAVEEVPDLAEFHADALRAIAEDAPDGVNRVPWAARRVATAREANPRTADQLLAEFVQAHEHGGPVDARGIRFLAAVIADPRWVVTGPVESVPSVRVVDLTVLRPDLDERIAALAGRRGGEDSAGLLTEGLRLAEVIDRVALRGDEFDRISNELVGALDVSGLGEFFWEPQQNWPVGLAPTLIGPDVRAGYVRPLLARYRADGLWAIPAAHWMWVFADSRTEPGIPVPANPTRADSYLYPLAVAQVLGDPLTVRTDRATRREWATDAVNSAIASEHYSDAECRGLVAAIIELECPDVEDLRNWSSSEPERTGPALLRTPVFTGPVDQRLFDQVITAERDPGREPEGTDATVAAAVLRRWRADPNRAPLTREQLLGAVRLCVADDVVSMRACAPDLTQTICAGYVVGQLAGEAWAPPAGVAPTPMSTALSPIRKPVYQLLKYLSQTGVIDTNWLVAQSFLRFVDGRPPVRTLMDIADPAWVDRILERLIADGYPVADSESALRDTAWPVVARGDAARAEAFFDEYRNAAKDWLKEFGHQARDRGLSPRSGKDIR